The following proteins come from a genomic window of Deltaproteobacteria bacterium:
- the ispG gene encoding flavodoxin-dependent (E)-4-hydroxy-3-methylbut-2-enyl-diphosphate synthase, with protein MEDRYVITRHRRHTKAISVGGVQIGGGAPVVVQSMTNTDTCQVDTTLSQIERLAAAGCEVVRLAIPNHEAVQAFKEIRAASPVPLIADIHFNHRLALAALEHGADAVRINPGNLGGPDKTRPVVAACQELGRPLRLGVNSGSLEADLLAQHGGPTAPALVESALRWVHLFEDWGFDNFKISLKSSDVLINVAAYQELGRLVDYPLHLGVTEAGGLIAGTVKSALGIGMLLVQGIGDTIRVSLTRDPVEEVRVAYEILRALHLRNRGVELISCPTCGRCQIDLFSLAEAAEQRLRSIKQPLKVAIMGCVVNGPGEAREADVGIAGGKGVGALFKHGELVRQVPEADLLRVLLEEVAALTGEPVEMPENG; from the coding sequence ATGGAAGATAGATATGTGATAACCAGACATCGGCGGCATACTAAAGCCATTTCGGTCGGCGGCGTCCAGATCGGCGGTGGGGCCCCGGTGGTGGTGCAGTCCATGACCAACACCGATACCTGTCAGGTGGACACTACCTTAAGCCAGATTGAGCGTCTGGCCGCGGCCGGCTGCGAGGTGGTGCGCCTGGCCATCCCTAACCATGAGGCAGTTCAGGCCTTTAAGGAAATCCGGGCGGCCAGTCCGGTCCCCCTCATCGCTGATATTCATTTCAATCATCGGCTGGCCCTGGCAGCCCTGGAGCACGGCGCCGACGCGGTGCGGATCAACCCCGGCAATCTGGGCGGCCCTGACAAAACCCGGCCGGTGGTGGCGGCCTGCCAGGAACTGGGACGGCCCTTGCGCTTGGGAGTCAACTCCGGTTCCCTGGAGGCTGATCTCCTGGCCCAGCATGGCGGGCCCACCGCCCCGGCCCTGGTCGAGAGCGCCCTTAGGTGGGTGCACCTGTTTGAGGATTGGGGCTTTGACAACTTCAAGATTTCTCTCAAATCTTCCGATGTATTGATTAATGTCGCGGCTTATCAGGAGCTGGGCCGGCTGGTAGATTACCCCCTGCATCTGGGGGTCACCGAGGCCGGCGGCCTGATTGCCGGTACGGTGAAATCGGCCCTGGGTATCGGCATGCTCCTGGTACAAGGGATTGGCGACACCATCCGGGTGTCATTGACCCGCGACCCGGTGGAAGAGGTGCGGGTAGCCTATGAGATTTTGCGCGCCTTGCATCTCAGGAATCGGGGCGTCGAACTGATCTCCTGCCCCACCTGCGGCCGCTGTCAGATTGATCTGTTCAGTCTGGCCGAAGCCGCGGAACAGCGATTGAGGTCTATAAAACAGCCGCTTAAGGTAGCGATTATGGGCTGTGTGGTCAATGGTCCGGGCGAGGCCCGGGAGGCCGATGTCGGCATTGCCGGGGGCAAAGGGGTCGGCGCCCTGTTCAAACACGGCGAACTGGTCCGCCAGGTCCCGGAGGCCGACCTGCTCAGAGTCCTGCTGGAAGAAGTAGCAGCATTGACAGGAGAACCAGTAGAGATGCCTGAGAATGGTTAG
- a CDS encoding phosphoglucomutase/phosphomannomutase family protein encodes MTAIKFGTSGWRGLLAEDFTFDNVRLVCQAIANYLRKEGLGARGLIISHDTRFLSESFAAAAAEIIAGNGMASYLTTRDAPTPVVTFAIVHDQRDGGINFTASHNPYPYNGLKFSPAWGGPAPNPVTNAIEAIIQEVSHKDIKMLPLSEARRQALVTDIDPRDDYLRDLAAKVDTSILKRAGLKVVVDTLYGTGRGYLDRFLQEAGVTVETLHDWRDPYFGGQQPEPSAEILAELQDRVKTSSANLGLAVDGDADRFGVIDDQGDYHEANEILALLLDYLVETRGWKDGVARSVSTTHLIDRVAAYHGLPVYETPVGFKYLGDFILKNKVTMVAEESEGFSMKGHLPEKDGILADLLVAEMVARKGKDLPQLRDELFARVGPVYTRRINLRLAEEVKQRLLARLTTPPERIAGLAVTQHITIDGHKYILEDGSWLCLRPSGTEPVVRLYLEAHSLEGLEKLKQAGQALVEQV; translated from the coding sequence ATGACCGCAATTAAATTTGGAACTTCGGGCTGGCGCGGACTTCTGGCTGAGGATTTTACCTTTGACAATGTCCGTCTGGTCTGTCAAGCGATCGCCAATTACTTGCGGAAAGAAGGGTTGGGAGCCCGGGGGCTGATTATCAGCCACGATACTCGCTTTTTATCCGAAAGTTTTGCTGCCGCGGCGGCCGAAATTATCGCCGGCAATGGCATGGCCAGCTATCTGACCACCCGGGATGCGCCGACCCCGGTGGTAACCTTCGCCATTGTCCATGACCAGCGGGATGGCGGGATCAATTTCACCGCCAGCCATAATCCCTATCCTTACAACGGCCTCAAGTTTTCTCCGGCCTGGGGCGGGCCGGCCCCTAACCCGGTGACCAATGCCATCGAAGCCATCATCCAGGAAGTAAGCCATAAAGATATCAAGATGTTGCCCCTGTCTGAGGCCCGACGCCAGGCTTTGGTGACCGATATTGACCCGCGGGATGATTATTTACGCGACCTGGCCGCCAAAGTGGATACCAGCATTCTTAAACGGGCCGGTCTCAAGGTGGTGGTCGATACGCTTTATGGAACCGGCCGGGGCTATCTGGATCGCTTTCTTCAGGAAGCCGGGGTGACCGTTGAGACCCTGCACGACTGGCGGGACCCTTATTTTGGCGGACAGCAGCCGGAGCCTTCGGCCGAGATCTTGGCCGAGTTGCAGGACAGGGTAAAGACCAGCAGCGCTAATCTGGGGCTGGCGGTGGACGGCGATGCCGACCGTTTCGGGGTCATTGACGACCAGGGAGATTATCATGAAGCTAACGAGATCCTGGCGCTGTTGCTGGATTATCTGGTGGAGACCCGGGGGTGGAAGGATGGCGTGGCGCGCAGCGTCTCCACCACCCACCTCATTGATCGGGTCGCCGCCTACCATGGCCTGCCGGTTTATGAAACTCCGGTAGGTTTCAAATATCTGGGAGATTTTATCCTCAAAAATAAGGTTACCATGGTCGCCGAAGAAAGCGAGGGCTTCTCCATGAAAGGCCACTTGCCGGAAAAAGACGGCATCCTGGCCGACCTGCTGGTCGCCGAAATGGTGGCCCGGAAAGGCAAGGATCTTCCCCAGTTGCGGGACGAATTATTTGCCCGGGTAGGGCCGGTCTACACTCGGCGCATCAATCTCCGTTTAGCAGAGGAAGTTAAGCAGCGCCTACTGGCCCGCCTTACCACCCCCCCTGAGCGGATTGCCGGTCTGGCCGTCACCCAGCATATTACCATCGACGGCCATAAGTATATCCTAGAGGACGGCAGCTGGCTGTGCCTGCGGCCCTCGGGGACCGAACCGGTGGTGCGCCTCTATCTCGAAGCCCACAGTCTCGAGGGTTTAGAGAAGTTGAAGCAGGCCGGGCAAGCCCTGGTGGAACAGGTCTAA
- a CDS encoding helix-turn-helix transcriptional regulator produces the protein MIICKLNELMEKNQILDFGRLARETEITKDVLIRLAENQWHQIRREHLDCLCQYFDCGIEDLLEYQAFEGSVLPA, from the coding sequence ATGATAATCTGTAAGCTCAACGAACTGATGGAAAAAAATCAGATTTTGGATTTTGGGCGGCTAGCCAGGGAAACCGAGATCACTAAAGACGTTCTGATCCGCTTGGCCGAGAACCAATGGCACCAAATCCGCCGGGAGCATCTTGATTGCCTCTGTCAATATTTCGATTGCGGAATTGAAGACCTGTTGGAGTACCAGGCCTTTGAAGGGAGCGTCCTGCCCGCTTAA
- a CDS encoding site-2 protease family protein, with protein sequence MRTAIDIALMVVVLFFSVIVHEVAHGYIALLNGDPTAKNYGRLSFNPLVHIDPIGTILVPAILLLSHAGILFGWAKPVPVNPLNYRNYRQGEITVSVAGPLSNLLLAVIFAVVLRFAGDNPGLVRLCYYGCIINIFLALFNLIPIPPLDGSHVLLHLLPRPLDRYYAQLEPVGFVIILILLYTGVLNFIIMPIFRFLAAMLLG encoded by the coding sequence ATGAGAACCGCCATCGACATTGCCTTGATGGTGGTGGTGTTATTTTTTTCGGTTATCGTCCACGAAGTGGCCCATGGCTATATCGCCCTGCTCAACGGCGACCCCACTGCCAAAAATTATGGCCGCTTGAGTTTCAATCCTCTGGTCCACATTGATCCGATCGGCACTATCCTGGTCCCGGCCATCCTGCTGCTCAGCCATGCCGGCATCCTGTTCGGCTGGGCCAAACCAGTGCCGGTCAATCCCTTAAATTATCGTAATTATCGCCAGGGAGAAATTACCGTTAGTGTTGCCGGGCCGCTCAGTAATCTGTTGTTGGCGGTAATCTTTGCGGTGGTTTTGCGATTCGCCGGGGATAATCCGGGGCTGGTCCGTCTGTGCTATTATGGCTGTATTATCAATATCTTCCTGGCTCTATTCAATCTTATCCCCATCCCGCCGCTGGACGGTTCCCATGTGCTCCTGCATCTGTTGCCCCGTCCTCTGGACCGCTATTATGCTCAACTGGAACCGGTGGGGTTTGTGATCATCCTGATCCTGCTCTATACCGGGGTGTTGAACTTCATTATTATGCCGATCTTTCGCTTCCTGGCCGCCATGTTGTTAGGTTGA